One stretch of Argiope bruennichi chromosome 3, qqArgBrue1.1, whole genome shotgun sequence DNA includes these proteins:
- the LOC129963100 gene encoding mediator of RNA polymerase II transcription subunit 15-like isoform X2, translating into MFYFSYSKKAMTGAVPSANMGQTGGVNVGGQVSDPMSALKSMAGQGSGGTVTIQSQPGQTQMTASLLGSGGTISQMATPPQSQPQIQVQSLGPGIAPGSGPNVVTSSINPQGMSPMVMQQTRFLGPGGVLASQQVQQRPQMLAPNVQILQKFRQQVQGPPPNVTSTQIPMQGNYNENMFLQQQQSPLSTQFQGHSPAPSTIPNQGPSSNQPAVPSPASLPTQNMGSQMAPSPAVYSQSPNPQITPSPAGSYSVRTPGAPSPGSALNTPIPAGAAPSPINRTPQEDCYLEKRKQLSKYIEPLKKMISRIDKDENKKKDLQRMKNLLDLLTDPNRRCPMDVLLKCEHVLEKMNPSFLQMEGTLPAAQPTAFPPKTQEQNICQPLIDALTNISKSPMFNHILSKTFGPPITALFGPSVRHTTPTPKKRKFEEDSNEISDTLQGEIARLDQKFKVQLDPVQHLGSKTVNLICQLDDKNLPCVPSINITVPENYPEKPPQCYTTKDEYESTSILQNIQQVLSTRLSTMPQKYSITSLLDTWEMSVRQACASKPVAVEN; encoded by the exons AAAAGTATGGCTGGTCAAGGCAGTGGTGGAACTGTTACAATTCAGTCTCAACCAGGCCAGACACAAATGACGGCTTCGCTTTTGGGATCTGGAGGCACCATAAGTCAGATGGCCACTCCCCCACAATCTCAGCCACAAATACAAGTTCAGTCTTTGGGCCCAGGAATTGCACCAGGATCTGGTCCTAATGTAGTGACTTCGTCTATTAATCCTCAAGGCATGAGTCCGATGGTCATGCAACAAACACGAT tTCTAGGACCTGGGGGTGTTTTAGCTTCCCAGCAAGTTCAACAAAGACCGCAAATGCTGGCACCAAATGTACAGATCTTGCAAAAATTTAGACAGCAAGTGCAAGGGCCACCTCCTAATGTCACTAGCACTCAAATT CCAATGCAAggaaattacaatgaaaatatgtttctGCAGCAGCAACAAAGTCCACTCTCTACACAGTTTCAAGGACATAGTCCAGCACCTTCAACT ATTCCAAATCAAGGACCAAGTAGCAATCAACCTGCTGTACCATCTCCTGCTAGTCTTCCTACTCAAAATATGGG ttcacAGATGGCTCCATCCCCTGCTGTTTATAGTCAAAGCCCTAATCCTCAAATTACACCTTCACCTGCAGGAAGTTATTCTGTCAGAACTCCTGGTGCACCATCCCCTGGCAGTGCTTTGAACACACCTA TTCCAGCTGGTGCTGCACCAAGTCCTATCAACCGAACACCACAAGAAGATTGTTACCTTGAAAAACGAAAGCAACTTTCTAAATACATTGAgcctttgaaaaaaatgatttctaggATAGATAAGGATGAAA ATAAGAAGAAAGATTTGCAAAGGATGAAAAATCTGCTTGATTTGTTAACTGATCCTAATCGAag aTGTCCAATGGATGTGTTGCTGAAATGTGAACATGTTTTGGAAAAGATGAACCCT TCTTTCTTGCAGATGGAAGGAACTTTACCAGCTGCACAACCAACTGCATTTCCTCCAAAAACTCAAGAACAAAATATATGTCAGCCATTAATTGATGCTCTTACAAATATCAGCAAATCTCCTATGTTTAACCATATTCTTTCTAAAACTTTTGGTCCTCCTATAACTGCTTTATTTGGACCTAGTGTCAG acATACAACTCCTACACCTAAGAAAAGGAAGTTTGAAGAAGATTCTAATGAAATATCAGATACTCTTCAAGGTGAAATAGCTCGACTTGATCAAAAATTCAAAGTTCAATTGGATCCTGTTCAACACCTTGGATCTAAGACTGTCAATCTCATTTGTCAGCTAg atgatAAAAACCTTCCATGTGTACCATCTATTAACATAACAGTTCCTGAAAATTATCCAGAAAAACCACCGCAGTGCTACACAACTAAAGATGAATATG aATCTACatcaattcttcaaaatatacaaCAAGTACTTTCTACACGTTTAAGCACCATGCCTCAGAAATATTCCATCACTTCACTTTTGGATACATGG GAAATGAGTGTTCGTCAAGCTTGCGCTTCCAAACCTGTTGCCGttgaaaattga
- the LOC129963100 gene encoding mediator of RNA polymerase II transcription subunit 15-like isoform X3, whose translation MTGAVPSANMGQTGGVNVGGQVSDPMSALKSMAGQGSGGTVTIQSQPGQTQMTASLLGSGGTISQMATPPQSQPQIQVQSLGPGIAPGSGPNVVTSSINPQGMSPMVMQQTRFLGPGGVLASQQVQQRPQMLAPNVQILQKFRQQVQGPPPNVTSTQIPMQGNYNENMFLQQQQSPLSTQFQGHSPAPSTIPNQGPSSNQPAVPSPASLPTQNMGSQMAPSPAVYSQSPNPQITPSPAGSYSVRTPGAPSPGSALNTPIPAGAAPSPINRTPQEDCYLEKRKQLSKYIEPLKKMISRIDKDENKKKDLQRMKNLLDLLTDPNRRCPMDVLLKCEHVLEKMNPSFLQMEGTLPAAQPTAFPPKTQEQNICQPLIDALTNISKSPMFNHILSKTFGPPITALFGPSVRHTTPTPKKRKFEEDSNEISDTLQGEIARLDQKFKVQLDPVQHLGSKTVNLICQLDDKNLPCVPSINITVPENYPEKPPQCYTTKDEYESTSILQNIQQVLSTRLSTMPQKYSITSLLDTWEMSVRQACASKPVAVEN comes from the exons AAAAGTATGGCTGGTCAAGGCAGTGGTGGAACTGTTACAATTCAGTCTCAACCAGGCCAGACACAAATGACGGCTTCGCTTTTGGGATCTGGAGGCACCATAAGTCAGATGGCCACTCCCCCACAATCTCAGCCACAAATACAAGTTCAGTCTTTGGGCCCAGGAATTGCACCAGGATCTGGTCCTAATGTAGTGACTTCGTCTATTAATCCTCAAGGCATGAGTCCGATGGTCATGCAACAAACACGAT tTCTAGGACCTGGGGGTGTTTTAGCTTCCCAGCAAGTTCAACAAAGACCGCAAATGCTGGCACCAAATGTACAGATCTTGCAAAAATTTAGACAGCAAGTGCAAGGGCCACCTCCTAATGTCACTAGCACTCAAATT CCAATGCAAggaaattacaatgaaaatatgtttctGCAGCAGCAACAAAGTCCACTCTCTACACAGTTTCAAGGACATAGTCCAGCACCTTCAACT ATTCCAAATCAAGGACCAAGTAGCAATCAACCTGCTGTACCATCTCCTGCTAGTCTTCCTACTCAAAATATGGG ttcacAGATGGCTCCATCCCCTGCTGTTTATAGTCAAAGCCCTAATCCTCAAATTACACCTTCACCTGCAGGAAGTTATTCTGTCAGAACTCCTGGTGCACCATCCCCTGGCAGTGCTTTGAACACACCTA TTCCAGCTGGTGCTGCACCAAGTCCTATCAACCGAACACCACAAGAAGATTGTTACCTTGAAAAACGAAAGCAACTTTCTAAATACATTGAgcctttgaaaaaaatgatttctaggATAGATAAGGATGAAA ATAAGAAGAAAGATTTGCAAAGGATGAAAAATCTGCTTGATTTGTTAACTGATCCTAATCGAag aTGTCCAATGGATGTGTTGCTGAAATGTGAACATGTTTTGGAAAAGATGAACCCT TCTTTCTTGCAGATGGAAGGAACTTTACCAGCTGCACAACCAACTGCATTTCCTCCAAAAACTCAAGAACAAAATATATGTCAGCCATTAATTGATGCTCTTACAAATATCAGCAAATCTCCTATGTTTAACCATATTCTTTCTAAAACTTTTGGTCCTCCTATAACTGCTTTATTTGGACCTAGTGTCAG acATACAACTCCTACACCTAAGAAAAGGAAGTTTGAAGAAGATTCTAATGAAATATCAGATACTCTTCAAGGTGAAATAGCTCGACTTGATCAAAAATTCAAAGTTCAATTGGATCCTGTTCAACACCTTGGATCTAAGACTGTCAATCTCATTTGTCAGCTAg atgatAAAAACCTTCCATGTGTACCATCTATTAACATAACAGTTCCTGAAAATTATCCAGAAAAACCACCGCAGTGCTACACAACTAAAGATGAATATG aATCTACatcaattcttcaaaatatacaaCAAGTACTTTCTACACGTTTAAGCACCATGCCTCAGAAATATTCCATCACTTCACTTTTGGATACATGG GAAATGAGTGTTCGTCAAGCTTGCGCTTCCAAACCTGTTGCCGttgaaaattga